The following proteins are co-located in the Trichormus variabilis 0441 genome:
- the psbQ gene encoding photosystem II protein PsbQ, protein MARQRSIISLLLVLLATFLISCGSPTTAVVPPTYTAAQLEKIQGYAPDIQAVRDRADELKNLIQKKEWIKVGNFIHGPITEARLNMTYITPNLLPKDQPTARQITKDLLNHLVKIDQAASVGNSPLALNNYQAAVADIDKFVQLLPDTSSQSEEG, encoded by the coding sequence ATGGCGCGTCAACGCTCAATTATTTCATTACTTCTGGTATTATTAGCAACTTTCCTGATTAGTTGTGGTAGTCCCACCACCGCAGTTGTACCCCCAACCTACACAGCTGCACAACTTGAGAAAATTCAAGGATACGCGCCTGATATTCAGGCCGTACGCGATCGCGCGGACGAACTAAAAAACCTCATCCAGAAAAAAGAATGGATCAAAGTAGGTAATTTTATTCACGGCCCCATTACGGAAGCCAGATTAAACATGACCTACATCACACCTAACCTGCTACCCAAAGACCAACCCACAGCAAGGCAAATCACCAAAGATTTGCTCAACCACCTAGTCAAAATCGATCAGGCCGCTAGTGTTGGTAATTCTCCCCTGGCTCTAAATAACTATCAAGCTGCTGTTGCAGATATTGATAAGTTTGTTCAACTCCTACCTGACACCAGTAGTCAGTCAGAAGA